In Phaeobacter inhibens DSM 16374, the following proteins share a genomic window:
- a CDS encoding chemotaxis protein CheB — translation MTTQTTQDLTIIGIGSSAGGLEAIRELVATLPVDVPAAYVVVQHMSPHHKSLMTELVARQTQLKVGTIQNGTIPEANVVYITPPKSDVIFSDGRLHLLQDPNAEPGTPRPSVDRFLVSLAEQNGDNSMAIILSGTGSDGAYGVQAIREAGGITIAQDAESAKYDGMPVAAVQTGCVDLVLRPQDIGANLQKILSSPRDFTSFRHENSLRDSPVSDLLQILLARTRVDFRDYKQTTISRRIERRMIALGIETQEEYTQFCRNNPHAVDALFKDLLISVTRFFRDREEFELLKALLPQLIKERGPGPLRIWVAGCATGEEAYSIAMVVSEALGNPTNQLKSRVQIFATDIDKDALKTARKGVYSLAALNDIPSELADKYLIRQTDGVRVVDNLRNAVLFSDHNVCQDPPFQKVDLICCRNLLIYFGNPLQQKVMSRFHYAMSPHGLLFLGTAESVAGSDELFVQDRSASHVYRKRSLRAHQAQQPYNMPSVPMMAQRPTIKPPAQPGPSTDRQLFEALAQSLGKNSLLVTEDFSIARVYGSVSQFIEVNETSSLRMHLDLLRSPLREEARSLITIALKNGAHKGGVRHLLAENDDEEIRLDVYPIIAKDISERAALVVFTPVTVDRSRMSETPIVGEEGDATFERIRNLENEVATTREALQQTIEELETSNEELQSLNEELQSTNEELQATNEELETSNEELQSTNEELITVNEELQVTASELSGRTGELISVLESTPLAIVVADSALQITQATLAATRMFNIRRPISSPHISQCALPEGFPILAPICSEALRLGQTVTEEFTSKGTRIRLTCSPYFDVNGQILGVTMVVSEFPGMAHEMEMILDNSNLLLLNRTRSGEVLRISSAYAELLGLSRDKALSKNLFALASDAGADEQTLREDAKVLDSKDGFDNELLQVSLPGGEGDRWISMDRHRFPHHITEEPTVFTIGTDVTETVEARERAEELLMQAELVQDMVGIGFWSIDADGQTPYWSPKVYEIHGVKPEDYDPEIDSAIAFFHPDDREDVQRIVSEAIETGNGFSFIKRLIRPDGVEIQVESQGMAIRDDNGDVTRLVGIFREAQETDS, via the coding sequence ATGACAACGCAAACAACTCAGGACCTGACCATTATCGGCATCGGGTCTTCCGCAGGCGGACTTGAAGCCATTCGTGAGCTGGTTGCGACGCTCCCGGTGGATGTGCCTGCGGCCTATGTTGTTGTCCAACATATGTCGCCACACCACAAAAGCCTGATGACGGAGCTGGTGGCGCGGCAGACCCAGCTGAAGGTCGGCACCATACAAAATGGCACGATCCCCGAGGCCAATGTCGTCTATATCACCCCGCCCAAGAGCGATGTCATCTTCTCAGATGGTCGCCTGCACCTGCTACAGGATCCCAATGCCGAACCCGGTACGCCGCGCCCCTCGGTCGACCGCTTCCTGGTCAGCCTTGCGGAGCAGAACGGCGACAACTCCATGGCGATCATCCTCTCGGGGACCGGCAGTGATGGCGCCTATGGTGTACAGGCCATTCGAGAGGCCGGCGGCATTACCATTGCCCAGGACGCCGAAAGCGCGAAATACGATGGAATGCCTGTAGCTGCGGTGCAGACTGGCTGCGTCGATCTCGTGCTGCGGCCGCAAGATATCGGCGCCAACCTGCAGAAGATCCTCTCTTCCCCGCGTGATTTCACCTCCTTCCGGCATGAGAACAGCCTGCGGGACTCGCCGGTGTCGGATCTGCTACAAATTCTTCTGGCGCGCACCCGCGTGGATTTCCGCGACTACAAACAGACAACCATCAGCCGCCGGATCGAGCGGCGCATGATTGCCCTTGGGATCGAAACCCAGGAGGAATACACCCAGTTCTGCCGCAACAACCCTCATGCTGTTGATGCCTTGTTCAAGGACTTGCTGATTTCGGTCACGCGGTTTTTCCGCGACCGCGAAGAATTCGAGTTGTTGAAAGCGCTGCTGCCCCAACTGATCAAGGAGCGCGGTCCCGGCCCGCTGCGAATCTGGGTGGCTGGCTGCGCCACCGGCGAAGAGGCCTACTCAATCGCCATGGTGGTCTCTGAGGCGCTCGGCAACCCGACCAATCAGCTCAAATCACGGGTGCAGATTTTCGCGACCGATATCGATAAGGATGCGTTGAAAACGGCGCGTAAAGGGGTCTACAGCCTTGCGGCGCTGAACGATATCCCCTCTGAACTTGCGGATAAATACCTGATCCGCCAGACCGATGGCGTCCGGGTGGTCGACAACCTGCGCAATGCGGTTCTGTTCTCCGACCACAACGTCTGCCAGGATCCGCCGTTTCAGAAGGTAGATCTGATCTGCTGCCGCAACCTACTGATTTATTTCGGCAACCCGCTGCAGCAGAAAGTCATGTCGCGGTTCCACTATGCGATGTCACCGCATGGGCTGCTGTTCCTCGGCACCGCCGAGAGCGTCGCCGGATCTGATGAACTGTTCGTCCAGGACCGCTCTGCATCGCATGTCTATCGTAAGCGATCTCTGCGCGCCCATCAGGCCCAGCAGCCCTATAATATGCCATCGGTGCCGATGATGGCGCAGCGGCCAACCATCAAACCGCCTGCACAGCCGGGGCCCTCCACCGACCGTCAGCTGTTTGAGGCATTGGCACAGTCCCTGGGCAAAAACTCGCTTCTGGTCACCGAGGATTTCTCCATCGCGCGGGTCTATGGCTCGGTGAGTCAGTTTATCGAAGTCAATGAGACCAGTTCGTTGCGGATGCATCTTGATCTGCTGCGCAGCCCCCTGCGTGAAGAGGCGCGCAGCCTGATCACCATCGCGCTGAAAAACGGCGCTCACAAGGGCGGCGTGCGCCATCTTCTGGCAGAGAATGACGACGAGGAGATCCGCCTCGACGTCTACCCGATTATCGCCAAGGACATCAGCGAACGCGCGGCGCTTGTGGTCTTCACGCCGGTCACGGTTGACCGCTCCCGGATGAGTGAGACACCGATTGTTGGTGAGGAAGGTGACGCCACCTTTGAACGGATCCGCAATCTTGAGAATGAGGTCGCGACAACCCGCGAAGCTCTGCAGCAGACAATTGAAGAGCTGGAGACCTCGAACGAGGAACTGCAGTCGCTCAATGAGGAGCTGCAATCCACCAATGAGGAACTTCAAGCCACCAATGAGGAGCTGGAGACCTCAAACGAGGAACTGCAATCCACCAACGAAGAGCTGATTACCGTCAACGAGGAACTGCAGGTCACCGCGTCCGAGCTGAGTGGTCGTACCGGCGAGCTGATCTCCGTTCTCGAAAGCACGCCGCTGGCGATTGTTGTGGCCGACAGCGCTTTGCAGATCACTCAGGCAACTCTGGCGGCAACCCGGATGTTCAATATCCGCCGCCCCATCTCCAGCCCGCACATCAGCCAATGTGCCCTGCCGGAAGGTTTTCCGATCCTGGCACCGATCTGCAGCGAGGCGCTGCGCCTTGGCCAGACCGTGACCGAGGAATTCACCTCCAAGGGCACCCGCATCCGGCTGACCTGCTCGCCCTACTTTGATGTCAATGGGCAGATCCTCGGCGTGACCATGGTGGTGTCGGAATTCCCCGGCATGGCCCATGAGATGGAGATGATCCTCGACAACTCCAATCTGCTGCTGCTCAATCGAACCCGCAGCGGTGAGGTCCTGCGGATCAGTTCGGCCTATGCGGAACTCCTTGGGCTGAGCCGGGACAAGGCGCTGTCAAAGAATCTCTTTGCACTCGCATCGGACGCCGGCGCTGATGAGCAGACGCTCCGGGAAGATGCAAAGGTGCTCGACAGCAAGGACGGGTTTGACAATGAACTGCTGCAGGTGAGCTTGCCCGGTGGTGAGGGCGACCGCTGGATCAGCATGGACCGCCACCGGTTCCCGCATCACATCACCGAGGAACCGACTGTTTTCACCATTGGCACCGATGTGACAGAAACCGTGGAGGCACGCGAACGGGCCGAAGAGTTGCTGATGCAGGCCGAATTGGTTCAGGACATGGTCGGGATCGGTTTCTGGTCCATCGATGCGGATGGCCAGACCCCCTATTGGTCGCCCAAAGTCTATGAGATCCATGGCGTAAAACCCGAGGATTATGATCCGGAAATCGACAGCGCGATTGCCTTCTTCCACCCCGATGACCGTGAGGATGTGCAGCGCATCGTCTCCGAGGCCATTGAAACGGGTAACGGTTTTTCCTTCATCAAACGTTTGATCCGTCCCGATGGCGTCGAGATCCAGGTGGAG
- a CDS encoding ABC transporter substrate-binding protein, producing the protein MTTLKTMALATAISTLALAAGAETKIGMITTLSGGGAGLGVDVRDGFMLAMEQAGRDDIEVVIEDDQRKPESAVQIADQMIQSEKVDIMTGIIWSNLAMAVVPAATAQGVFYLSPNAGPSALAGKRCHENYFNVAWQNDNLHEAAGAYANDAGLKNSYILAPNYPAGKDALTGYKRMYQGDLAGETYTKLGQTDYAAEIAQIRASGADSVYFFLPGGMGISFLKQYADSGVDLPVVGPAFSFDQGILQAVGGAALGIKNTSQWNKDLDNPANTAFVAAFEQKYERLPSLYASQGYDTANLILSALDKASVDDKEAFRAALKAAEFESVRGDFKFGDNHHPIQNIYVREVIQEGDVFTNKIIATGLENHADAYAAECKM; encoded by the coding sequence ATGACGACACTGAAGACCATGGCACTGGCCACAGCCATATCAACACTGGCCTTGGCCGCCGGCGCTGAGACAAAGATCGGTATGATAACAACGCTCTCCGGTGGCGGCGCGGGCCTTGGCGTCGATGTGCGCGACGGCTTCATGCTGGCGATGGAGCAGGCGGGCCGCGACGATATCGAAGTGGTGATCGAAGATGACCAGCGCAAACCTGAAAGCGCCGTGCAGATCGCCGATCAGATGATCCAATCGGAGAAGGTCGATATTATGACCGGCATCATCTGGTCGAACCTTGCCATGGCGGTGGTTCCGGCGGCAACGGCACAGGGCGTATTCTATCTGTCGCCCAATGCCGGCCCGTCAGCGCTGGCCGGGAAGCGCTGCCATGAAAACTACTTCAACGTGGCTTGGCAGAATGACAATCTGCATGAGGCGGCGGGCGCCTACGCCAATGATGCGGGCCTGAAAAACAGCTACATTCTCGCCCCGAACTACCCGGCGGGCAAGGATGCATTGACCGGCTACAAACGGATGTATCAGGGCGATCTGGCGGGTGAGACCTACACCAAACTGGGGCAGACCGACTATGCTGCTGAGATTGCGCAGATCCGCGCCTCCGGTGCCGACAGCGTCTATTTCTTCCTGCCGGGCGGTATGGGGATTTCCTTCCTCAAGCAATATGCAGACAGCGGTGTTGATCTGCCGGTGGTTGGCCCGGCCTTCAGCTTTGATCAGGGCATCCTGCAGGCAGTTGGTGGCGCGGCCTTGGGCATCAAGAACACCTCGCAGTGGAACAAGGATCTGGACAACCCGGCCAACACAGCCTTTGTCGCCGCCTTCGAGCAGAAATATGAACGTCTGCCGTCGTTGTATGCAAGCCAGGGTTATGACACCGCGAACCTGATCCTCAGCGCACTGGACAAGGCAAGTGTCGATGACAAAGAGGCCTTTCGCGCAGCGCTGAAGGCGGCGGAGTTCGAGTCCGTTCGGGGGGATTTCAAATTCGGTGACAACCACCACCCGATCCAGAACATCTATGTCCGCGAAGTCATTCAAGAAGGCGATGTTTTCACCAACAAGATCATCGCAACCGGTCTGGAAAATCACGCGGACGCCTACGCGGCTGAGTGCAAGATGTAA
- a CDS encoding branched-chain amino acid ABC transporter permease, which yields MSLILILEQILNGLQFGVMLFLMAAGLTLVFGVMGLINLAHGALYMVGAFAAAVVAAWTGSFVLALMASLAAAAAAGALVEFLVIRKLYDRDHLDQVLATFALILIFSEGTRWVFGSFPLFLDVPSYLSGPISLPGGIEYPLYRLTIIAIGLVVAAGLFWLIARTRIGIQIRAGESDREMIAALGVDISKLYTLVFALGAALAGLAGALVGAIQSVQVGMGEPVLILAFVVIVIGGIGSIKGAMVGSLLVGLTDTLGGVFLPQMFALFMEPASATSVGASLASMLIYILMAVILLVRPSGLYGGQH from the coding sequence ATGTCCCTCATTCTTATTCTGGAGCAGATCCTGAACGGATTGCAGTTCGGGGTGATGCTCTTTCTCATGGCGGCCGGCCTGACCTTGGTCTTTGGCGTTATGGGGCTGATCAATCTGGCGCATGGTGCGCTTTATATGGTTGGTGCCTTTGCCGCCGCTGTTGTGGCCGCCTGGACCGGCTCTTTTGTCCTGGCCCTGATGGCCAGCTTAGCAGCCGCCGCCGCGGCCGGCGCGCTGGTCGAATTCCTGGTGATCCGGAAACTCTATGACCGGGATCATCTGGATCAGGTGCTGGCCACCTTTGCGCTGATCCTGATCTTCTCGGAGGGCACGCGCTGGGTCTTTGGATCCTTCCCGCTGTTTCTGGATGTGCCGAGTTATCTTTCGGGTCCGATCAGCCTGCCGGGGGGCATTGAATACCCGCTCTATCGTCTGACCATCATTGCCATTGGCCTGGTGGTTGCAGCCGGTTTGTTCTGGCTGATCGCACGCACGCGCATCGGCATCCAGATCCGCGCCGGCGAAAGTGATCGGGAGATGATCGCGGCCCTTGGTGTCGATATTTCAAAGCTTTACACGCTGGTCTTCGCCCTTGGTGCTGCACTGGCCGGATTGGCCGGTGCCTTGGTCGGAGCCATCCAATCGGTGCAGGTTGGCATGGGTGAGCCTGTGTTGATCCTTGCCTTCGTGGTGATTGTGATTGGCGGCATCGGCTCGATCAAAGGCGCCATGGTCGGCTCGCTTTTGGTCGGGCTCACCGACACGCTTGGCGGCGTGTTCCTGCCGCAGATGTTCGCGCTGTTCATGGAACCGGCCAGTGCAACATCCGTCGGGGCATCGCTGGCGTCGATGCTGATTTACATCCTGATGGCGGTCATCCTGCTGGTGCGCCCGTCCGGTCTCTATGGGGGGCAGCACTGA